Genomic window (Fusarium oxysporum f. sp. lycopersici 4287 chromosome 11, whole genome shotgun sequence):
GATACTTCAATCTCATTGAACGGAACATGGGACTTTTCTCTCGCTGGCACAGTTCTGGAAGCACCTGAACCAGGCGCAAAAGATGTCGCTTATGGTCAGATCCAAGTCCCTGGTCATTGGCAGCTTCAAGGCCACGGAAAGCCCTGGTACACCAATGTTCAGTATCCAATTCCTGTTTGCCCGCCATATGTTCCTACTGAGAACCCTACGGGAACTTATCGTCGAGAATTTCATGTCCCGACGGGTTGGGCTGCGGATTCTCAGCTAAGATTACGCTttgatggcgttgatagCGCTTATCATATTTGGGTGAACGGTACCCTGATCGGATACGCTCAGGGTTCAAGAAATCCCTCTGAGTTTGACGTTTCGTCGTTTGTCAACCGCGAGGGCGCGAATGAGCTCTTTGTGAGGGTTTATCAGTGGTCTGATGCGACATACATCGAAGATCAGGACCAATGGTGGCTGTCAGGTTAGTAGCTCCCAAACCGCCAACTTAACCGATAACTAATCATTTCAGGCATCTTCCGAGATGTGTATCTTATTTCCTTCCCAGCGGCCAGAGTCGATGACTTTTTTCTCACGCCACATCTTGACACTGATTACAAGAACGCTCGGCTCAACGCATCCGTCGATGTCTCTGCTCAAAAGGGCGTCATTGTCGAGCTCATAGTCTCTGAGCTTGCAAGGAACGGAGGAGCTGTCATTGGATCTACAGAGACCTCTTTCGATGGACAGTCAAAGGTTACTCTCAGTCTTTATGTCGAGGATCCAAAGAAATGGACAGCAGAGACACCATATCTATATTCAGCAGAGATAACACTCAAGTCTGAAGATAAGCAGACTGTTCTTCACAAAGTCCAGCAACGCGTTGGTTTTAGAACGGTTGAGCTGAAGGATGGCCTAATGAAGGTCAATGGCAAACGCATTCGTCTCCGAGGTGTTAACCGTCACGAACATCACCCTCTTCTCGGCCGCTCTGTACCCCTGGAATTCGCCAAGcgtgatcttctcatcatgaagaagcaCAACATCAACGCTCTGCGCTGCGCACACCAACCTCATGACCCTCGCGTTCTTGATCTCTGTGACGAGTATGGTCTCTGGGTTATGGCGGAGGCTGATCTTGAGTGCCACGGTTTCTACGATGCTGTTGCTCGACCTCTTGACATTCCTGAGTCAATGGACTACGGCGAGCGAAAGAAGCTTGCTTTCGGAAAGGCTGCCGAGTTCACCTCCAACAACCCCAAGTGGAAGGACGCCTACCTTGACCGTATCCGGGCTGTTCTTAACCGTGATAAGAATCACGCCAGTGTTATCATGTGGAGTTTCGGTAACGAGGCTTTCTATGGTGACAACCACAGAGAGATGTTCAAGTATGCTACTGAAGCTGATCCCTCGAGACTCATTCACTATGAGGGAGATATGGAGGCCGAGACGACACATATGTATAGTTATATGTATCCTACAGTTGATCGATTGATCAAGTACGCCGAGGAAGAGGGTGTCAAGGACGGCAAGTACGAGAAGCCCATCGTTCTCTGCGAGTATGGACATGCTATGGGTAACGGACCCGGTTGGTTAGAAGACTACGAGCAAGCTTTCCGCGACTATCCTCGTCTCCAAGGTGGCTTCATCTGGGAGTGGGCAAACCACGGTCTGTGGAAGGATGACCACGAGGGAGCAGGATATTACGCTTACGGCGGTGACTTTGGAGATACACCCAACGACGGGACTTTTGTCATGGATGGTCTTCTGAACAGTCAGCATGAGCCTACCCCTGGTCTGACagagttcaagaaggtcattCAACCTGTTGGTTTCTCTTTCAAGGATGGAGAGCTGAAGATTGAGAACTGGCATGACTTTGCTGGTTTGGACCACTTGACTGCATCTTACAAGGTGGAGCAGTTTGGCCAAGAGTGAGTTGATTCGAAAAGAAATGAGCCCTCCAGGATACTAATTATGAAATAGATCCACATTGATTCACTCGGGGTCATTCGACATCCCTGAGATTCCAGCTGGTGAGACACGTTCTGTATCTCTTCCAGTCGACGCCAAGCGATACAACAAAGACAACGAGGTCTACCTGACAGTGACACTATCCCTCAAGCGCTCCACAGCTTGGGCGCCTGCTGGTCACGAGATTGCTTGGtatcagcagcagctccaggCTCCTCAGACTGACGCCAAGGCTGCTCTCGCCGCAAGCAACACCCTCACTTCTAAACTGTCGGTGACCGAGAAGGGCGCTACTGTGTCAGTCTTTGGCAAGAACTTCGAGTTCGTCTTTGACCGCGCTTATGGTGCTCTGAAGAGCTGGGTCTCAAACAACGTGACTCTCCTTACCTTCGACCCCAAGACCCAAGCCGCAATCATCCCATCGTTCTGGCGCCCCAAGACCGACAACGACGTCCCTGGAGCCGTTCCCTACTGGGAACgatttggtgttgagcaaCTACAATCTCAACTTCGATCTTTCTCCGTTGATGCCTCCAACTCAGACAAGGTGGTTGTGAAGTCACATACCTTCATCACTCCTCCAGTTCTGTTCTGGGGATGGGATTGTGAAATCGAGTACACAGTGTATCTCACCGGAGCTCTCAGTGTCAACGTCACACGCCTATCACCAACAGGATCGTTCCCTGAGCACGTTCCAAGAATTGGTCTGAATCTCTATGGTAGCAAGACCCTAGAGCATGTCAAGTGGCTCGGCCGCGGACCTGGAGAAAGCTATCCcgacaagaaggattctCAACGCGTTGGGATCTGGAATGCCGAGTCTGTTTCTGAGCTCCAGACCCCTTACGATGTTCCCCAAGAGAATGGTAACAGGGAAGACACGCGATGGGTGTCCCTTCGGGACTCCAAGTCTCCAAGCATTGGACTACGTGCGACACGCTTGGATGGAAAGAATTTCAGCTTCTTGGCATCGCATCACAGGGATGCAACTATTCATGAGGCCAGACATCCTCCTGATTTGAAAGAGGATGATGCGGTGTTTATTAGGCTGGATAGTAAGGTCGCTGGTGTCGGTTCTGGTGCTTGTGGACCCGCTGTTCGTGAAGACCTTATGGTTAAGACTGAGGAGACGACTTTTGGATTCCTGTTGGAGCCGCTATGAACAAGATTGTTAGATATTGTGAGTAAATGACAAGATACAGAAATTTGAGCGGCATATGTTGCTATGACATTGCCTTGCCCTTGTGATGTTTGTCAAATTGTGTCGATCATCTGAAGCTCCGCCAATTGTTTGACTGCTTCAAATTTCCCTCATACATATAGACTCGATCAAACCTCCGCACAGATACGAAGATGAGCTTCATATGGTTTCTAAACATTTCCCTTGCCAATAAAATCGGAATTCGGTGGCTTGAGGTTATTTTacatcctcgtcgtcattCAGGCATTAGGTCTTGGTGTTCATTCGCGAGCCATTACGCCACCCGAATCATCATCGCTAACTTGGCCGAGTGGTTAAGGCGCTGTGTTTAGGTTCTTATCAGAAACCAAACCCGCAGTGGGAAACCGCGGAGGTTCGAACCCTCCAGTTAGCATAACAAGCGATTCATTTTTTGCTTTTTATGACGGTAATTTTATACTTTCTATCCACTATTTGATAATGGTGGCTGAATGCACGCGTAGAGTTACATGTACCACCGCGCGACTCTCCAAAAGCCCCACGTCGCGCCGAAAAGAGCACCCCAAGACAAAACGCCTTTCGCGATGAATACATATCTCACGATCTGGAAAGTCTTTTTCTCATTCAATCGAGGAAAAGGTTCACTCGGAACGTCCTTGCCCAAGAATTTGCAAAGCGGCTCCCAACCATCCTCTGCCTTGAACTGGAGAACCTCTCgattcctcttcttcgcctcaGCCAACACCTCCTCGTTATACTTGCTGTACATTTCCGCCGAGAAGATATTAGCTGAACCATACTTCTCCTTGCCCAACTTGATACTCTCCATATTAAGTGTATACCACATCCGATCAGAAGACCAGAGCAGACCAACCCAGTAGAACCAAGGACtgaagaagaaccagaagCTCTCCTCAGCGCTCTTGGCCCAGACTTCAGGATCGGGTCTTTGGTTGAGCACAATCTTGGCATCTGGATATGCGTCCATCATGTCTGGTGTGAAGTACACGACAGGAAGATCGCAGATGGAGCGATGGCCGTGAATGAGTTGCTTAACCATCTTTTGTCGAACTTCAGGATTCTTCTCGCGCAGCgcggcgatgaagaggcGTAAACGCGAAGGATGAGGGAGGATCTCTGCCATGTGCATGCATGGTCCGCAGCCTAGCTTCTCAAAAGCTGCTTGCATTGATGATGTGGCAGCGCGAGGGAGCCCAGCCCCAATGACAAGGAGAGGGACCTCCTCAGAGTTTGGGTCACCAAGACCTCGAGAATCCGTAAGGAAGCGCATCGCCACAACTATCGATAACAAACACTTGATAAAAATCAGATAGCTTATATTGCAGTAAGGGCACAAAGTCCTTGATCCTTTAAGAATGGGGAGCAGTCGGTTTTTAAGCTCACATAATATTGAAGCATGGAAATAGTGCTGACGCCAAGCGGCACAGCGAATCTCGTGTCAGATTCTTGCTTACTTTGCATCAGCATACCAACTTCTCAATGGATTTGCGTGCCTGTGATAATTGTTTAGCCTCAAATTATTTCTGTAGAACATCGGGGGTTTCCATTTCGAGTAATCGCGAGACTAAAGTTGTCAAAGTGCATGGTTACAATTTGCAAGAACATGCTGGGCATTAGGACACAGTTTTCCAGTCCAAATAGCTCGGCTTACATACCCTAAATTGATTGTTACAGTCTCACAGGTCATGGGCATGACCTTCAATATAATGGCAACCAATCACAGGAACGACAAAAGATCCTTGGCTGCGGATGCCGCAGTTCAAATATTCTGGCACTTGTCGTAAGCTTCAACCCTAGAGGATCGTCACATGTGCGGTCTCTAACTTTAGACTATCATCACTCCTCTCACCTGACGGCTTCTTATGATACTCAACCTCGGCTGCCAAACGGACTGGGAAATCACGACATCCAAGCTCCAGCTTCATAGCTTAGTGTTTAAAAAGTACCGAACTTTTTAAAGCCACAATCGATAATCCAACGGCTAAGAGTAACGATTACATCATGCAAATATTGCTAGCTACATGCTAAACTAAAGAGATCGGCTCTTGACTGTCGATTGAAGATCCGGCTGTTTGTTTTCACAGTCTCTTGTCATGGTTGTCGTAGAAATTTCCCCAGAGTCTTACACTTGCATGACGCCGATATGCACGAAGTCAGGGGAAATGGCCCTTGTGGCTTCAACTAATTAAACATCGTGGAGTCAAAATCCCATCCGTCGATCTGCCGTCAAGTTTTAGTCTTGTTTTCTCTCACCACTCACCGAATAGACTAACTCAATAGGTTGAAGGCTATGCGCTCAGGCACTGCAGAATTTAACATGACCTGAAACAAAACAAGCCCGGGTGGAGACGAGGGCCTCAGTCTGCTGTATAACTTGTAAGCGGATTGGGCAATACGAGGAGacccttttcttttcttagATACTTTGAACTTTGCTGGCCAATTAGAGAACTAGTCTTTTCATAAACCCGATATTGAAGGTAGTCGCCTTGATCCGCCTAGCTGAATTGAACTATGTGAGCTGAGGTTGGTGTGCCCGCCTGCGGTGCGATGGATCTACCGGCTGTGCGTCTGATGTCAGTCCTGCTAGAACAAACTTATAGCAGAAAAGCAATCGATAAATAATATGACATCCTCCAACCAACTTCCTGATGGTTCCGGTTCATTCCATTCATTCACTTTGTATTCTTCTCCATATCTTACAATTATTTCTTTTCCATTACTTTCGCTACAATGAAGCCCCTTTGGACACTTGCTCTTTACCTAGGGAGCGCTAGTGCTGTCGCTATCTCCCAACCGGCAGCAAAGGCTGAGACTCCCGAAGGATCCTTGCAATTCTTAAGTCTTAGAGCCTCAGCTCCCATCGGCACTGCTATCAACCGTGACAAATGGCGTGTTACCTGTGACAGCCAGCACGAGGGAGATGAGTGCTCCAAGGCCATTGATGGTGACCGCGACACCTTCTGGCACACTGCCTGGGCCGCTGGAGGCACCAATGACCCAAAGCCTCCTCATACCATCACTATCGACATGGGCTCTTCCCAGAATGTGAACGGCTTATCTGTTCTTCCTCGTCAGGACGGTAGTGATCACGGCTGGATCGGCCGTCACAATGTCTTTCTAAGCACAGATGGGAAGAACTGGGGCGACGCTGTCGCAACTGGAACATGGTTCGCTGACAACACTGAAAAATACTCTAATTTTGAGACTCGTCCTGCTCGTTACGTTCGTCTTGTCGCTGTCACTGAAGCAAATGACCAGCCTTGGACCAGTATCGCCGAGATCAACGTCTTCAAGGCACCTTCTTATACCAGCCCTCAACCTGGCCTCGGACGCTGGGGACCAACACTTGACTTTCCTATCGTTCCTGTGGCTGCTGCAGTTGAGCCAACATCAGGAAAAGTTCTCGTTTGGTCTTCATACCGCAACGATGCGTTCGGAGGTTCTCCTGGCGGTGTAACCTTAACCTCAACTTGGGATCCTTCCACTGGTGTGATTTCTCAACGCACTGTAACTGTCACCAAGCATGATATGTTTTGCCCTGGTATCTCCATGGATGGAAATGGGCAGGTTGTTGTC
Coding sequences:
- a CDS encoding beta-galactosidase, with the translated sequence MGDSIQQEPKGIPLQEDPSRPDYINEAVFRRNTLPTRSYHIPDTSISLNGTWDFSLAGTVLEAPEPGAKDVAYGQIQVPGHWQLQGHGKPWYTNVQYPIPVCPPYVPTENPTGTYRREFHVPTGWAADSQLRLRFDGVDSAYHIWVNGTLIGYAQGSRNPSEFDVSSFVNREGANELFVRVYQWSDATYIEDQDQWWLSGIFRDVYLISFPAARVDDFFLTPHLDTDYKNARLNASVDVSAQKGVIVELIVSELARNGGAVIGSTETSFDGQSKVTLSLYVEDPKKWTAETPYLYSAEITLKSEDKQTVLHKVQQRVGFRTVELKDGLMKVNGKRIRLRGVNRHEHHPLLGRSVPLEFAKRDLLIMKKHNINALRCAHQPHDPRVLDLCDEYGLWVMAEADLECHGFYDAVARPLDIPESMDYGERKKLAFGKAAEFTSNNPKWKDAYLDRIRAVLNRDKNHASVIMWSFGNEAFYGDNHREMFKYATEADPSRLIHYEGDMEAETTHMYSYMYPTVDRLIKYAEEEGVKDGKYEKPIVLCEYGHAMGNGPGWLEDYEQAFRDYPRLQGGFIWEWANHGLWKDDHEGAGYYAYGGDFGDTPNDGTFVMDGLLNSQHEPTPGLTEFKKVIQPVGFSFKDGELKIENWHDFAGLDHLTASYKVEQFGQESTLIHSGSFDIPEIPAGETRSVSLPVDAKRYNKDNEVYLTVTLSLKRSTAWAPAGHEIAWYQQQLQAPQTDAKAALAASNTLTSKLSVTEKGATVSVFGKNFEFVFDRAYGALKSWVSNNVTLLTFDPKTQAAIIPSFWRPKTDNDVPGAVPYWERFGVEQLQSQLRSFSVDASNSDKVVVKSHTFITPPVLFWGWDCEIEYTVYLTGALSVNVTRLSPTGSFPEHVPRIGLNLYGSKTLEHVKWLGRGPGESYPDKKDSQRVGIWNAESVSELQTPYDVPQENGNREDTRWVSLRDSKSPSIGLRATRLDGKNFSFLASHHRDATIHEARHPPDLKEDDAVFIRLDSKVAGVGSGACGPAVREDLMVKTEETTFGFLLEPL